In the genome of Sulfurimonas autotrophica DSM 16294, the window AAGATTATATGGCAATGAGTAAGAGAGCTATTTTTGGCTCTATTGTTACTATTTTGGCTGGTTTTGCTGTTATTGCATTTGAGATTGGCCACCCGGTAACTATGCTTATCTATAACGTATTAAGTCCAGGACTGACTTCTGCTATTTGGTGGATGGGAACACTTTATGGTCTTTATTTAACATTTATGATTATTGAGTTTATTTTCTTAATGCGTAATGATATGAAAAATGCTAGAATATTTGGGCTTACAGGTCTTTTAGTAGGTCTTGCAGCACACTCAAATCTTGGTGGTGTTTTTGGATTTTTAAATGCAAGAATTATCTCTAATGGTGTATTTTATCCAACATATTTTATTTTAACTGCATTTATTACAGGTATATACTTAATATATTTAATGTATGGATTTAGATATAAAATGCAAATTCCAGATGATATTAAAAAGGGCCTTTTAGGACTTGCTAAAATTCAAGCATTGCTTCTTGCAATATTGATGTTCTTTGAAACTTGGAAATTTTTGACTGCTATTTATGGTGGTATGCCAGGTCGTGCCGATACTGCAGAACATATTTTACATAGTGGCGCTTTTTTATATGGAGAAGTTCTTTGTGGTATGGTTATTCCATTCGTAATTATGTTAGCCACGAAATGGCAATCCATTAAACTTTATGTATTTACTTCCTTTATTGGTATGATTGGTATCTTCTTTATGAGATATGATTTAGTTCATGATACACAACTTAAACCACTTCAAATGATGAAAACTGTAGAGTATCAGCTTCCACCTGAGTGGGTTGAATACTTTCCAAGTGCTGCTGAAATAGCTATTGGTTTTGGTGGTATTGGTATTTTCTTTATGCTTTACTATTTTGGTCAAAAAATGTTTGATCTTGAAGGCGGAGCTCATTAGCTATTTTTAGGTGTGACTTTAGTCGCACCTAACATTAACTTAGTTACAATCTCACTATGAAAATCATAGAAACTTCCAGAAGAAAATTTTTGCAGGGTAGCATTTCACTCTGTGTTTATGCTACTTCATCTCTTGCAAATTCATGCATTACTATAAAAACAACTGCTAAACGCGATGCAGAAGATATACCTTATCTTTGTAATATGTGTAGAAATAAGTGTGCTGGCTTTGCTAGAGTTGAAAATAGTACGATTACAAAACTCAATCCAAACCAATACTTTCCAAAATCAAGAAATATGCTTTGTCCAAAAGGAAATGCAGGGATTCAAGCTGTATATGATAAAGACAGACTTAAATACCCTCTTATTAGAATAGGGGAGAGAGGATCTGGCAGGTTTAAACGTGTTACTTGGGATGAAGCAAACGAATATATAAAAGATAAGTTAGTTAAGATAATTGACGAGCAAAAGGATAATCGCTCTAGCTTAGCTTATTGTAACGGAGAAGGTTTTAATAAAGATGAGTATATCAAATTTTTCGGTGGAAAAATAGGCAGTGCAAACTTTTTAGATGAGGGTTCTATCTGTTTAAATACCAAACTAGGTGCGACACAGCTTACAATTGGTGATGTTGGTGAGATGGATGTGGCTGGAAGTGATTACCTTATAATAAGTGGGGCAAATAGATATGAATCTCTAATCACTCCTGATAGTGTAGATATGCTTCACACAAAGCAAAAACTTGTTGTTTTAGATCCACGATGCACAATGACTGCTATAAAAGCAGATGAATTTTTACCTATAAATCCTGGAACTGATTTGGCATTTTGTTTAAGTATGGTTTATATTGCCATAAAAGAGAAACTCTATAATGCGAAATATGTAAAAGAACAGTTTGATGATTTTGATAAATTACAACAACATATACTGTCTCATAAATACACAGCAAAATGGGCAGAGAGTAAAACGCATATACCTGCAGAGAAAATAGAGCAGGTGACAAGAGAATTTTTTAGTGCCAAAAATCCACTCTATTATTTGGGTAGAAGAAGTGTCTGGTCTCAAAATGATTTTCAATTTCGTAGAGCCATGGTACTTATAAATGCACTTGCCGGAAGTGTAAACCGTAAAGGTGGCATTATTTTTGGAAAACCTATAAAGTTAAATCAGGAAGAGATCGTGGAACCTTTATATAATGCAGCAGAGGGAAGATTTGATTTAGATGGTATTATTTATGGCTCTAGTAAAGGGGGTAGTTGGTTAAACTTTAGAGATAAAGTCATCTCAAAAACTGCTCCTTATCCAGTAAATGCGATGTTTATACGAAAACATAACTTGATGCAAAATATGCCAAATATTGCAAAGACTAGAAAAATGCTGGAGATGATGGATTTAGTAGTAGTGCTTGATACTATGCCTAGTGATACAGCTATGATGGCGGATGTAATACTTCCGGAGTGTACTTATTTAGAGCGTGAAGATATGGTTGTGAGTTTTAACAGACTTGAACCATCATTGGCTTTGAGAAATGAAGTGATAAAACCGCTTTATGAGAGTAAAACTATGCAAGATATTTTAAAAGGCTTAGGCAAAAAACTCTCAGTTCCTCTTTTTGAAGTGAGTGCAAAATATGATGAAGATTTACAGGATAGTATAGCAGAGTTAGGAAAAGTAAAAGCTTTTGAAGAAGGTGGGTATGATTTAGCCGAGTTATATAAACACAGTGTAGCTAGACGAAATAAAAATCTTATTATAAAACAGTTTGGAGAAGCAGTCTATAACTCTTTAAAAACAAAAGGAGTTTGGCATCCGTTTATAGAGAAACAAAAAGATTTGGGAAATAATCTCTATGAATATTATCCAGAAGAGAAACGATACTACAGTGTAGATAAAAAATATAGAGTAAAGTGTTACATAGAAAAATTGGCAAAAAATGGAAGTGATGCACTCCCAACTTGGCATGATAGTTATGATTTTAAAGTAGCTAAAGAGAGTTTTAGAATGATAACAGGTCGTTATGTGACTTCTACGCAAACAGCCTCAACAAATAATGTAATGTTGCGAGATATAGAAGCAACGAATCATATCTGGATAAATGATAGTGTTGCAAAAAAACTAGATATAAAAGAGGGTGATAGTGTAGCGGTATCTAGTCCTATATCAAGAGTTGTCATTAAAGCATACCCTACCAATAAAATAGCACCGGATGTTGTTTGGTTTGCTCATGGTTTTGGTATGGATAGTGAAGAGTTGACGAGTGCTTTTGGGAATGGAGCTTGCGATAACCAGATAATAGAAGACAGTTTTGAGAAAGTCTATGGGTGCGCAACAATGCATCATACAGATGTACAGATAAGGAAGCTCTAATGGCAAATTATGGGATGGCATTTGATTATAAATTATGTATAAATTGCCACGCATGTGAAGTGGCTTGTAAAGAAGAGAATGGTATAGATTTAGGCGCAAAGAATCATAGACTTTGGATTCAGGAAGATGGTGCAACACAAGGAGATTTTTGGAATCTTGAAACTTCAGAAGTAAAGTTTATGCAGATGCAGTGTCAAGAATGTCAAGATGCTCCCTGTATGGAAGCTTGTCCAAATGATGCTATATATAGAGATAAAAATGGTATTGTACGACTTTATAAAGAGAAATGTGATTTGACTATGACCTGTATGGAAGCCTGTCCCTATGATGCCAGATATGTTGATGAAAAAAATCATATAACGGATAAATGTGTATTTTGTGCAGATACGAGACTGGCTCGGGGTGAAACTACAACAGCATGTCAGATTACCTGTCCGGCAAAACTAAGATATTTTGGCGATTTGGATGATGAAAAGAGTGAGATTAGCAGAATATTAAAAGAGAGAAAGCATTTTACTTTAAAATCAGAGCTTGGCACAAAGCCAAAACTCTTTTATCTTGAATGAATAGACTAAAAAATGGTAGGCTGAATCTCTTCATTATTAACGCCACCATCTTCATTGACTTTTAGTAGGTAGTTCCATAATTTTGTAGAAATATTTTGATAGCGCTTAGATGTTTCGCAATTTGGTGCGATAATTGTGATAGGTTGTCCACTATCTCCACCTTCACGAATAGCAGGTTCTATAGGGATTTCTCCTAAAACGGTTGTTTCATACGCATCAGCTAAAGGTTGTGTTGTTCCTTTTCCAAAGATGTCAAACTCTTCACTTGTACTAGGGCAAATAAAACCACTCATATTTTCAACTAAACCAGCTATTGGGATATGAAGATTTTTAAACATATCCATACTGCGTATAGTGTCATCTAGGGCTACTTTTTGCGGTGTAGTTACGCATACGCCTGCAGTTACCGGCAGGTTTTGTGCAAGAGCCAGTTGTGCATCACCAGTTCCAGGAGGCATATCAAAAAGTAAGACATCCAACTCTCCCCACTCTATATCTTCAAGCATCTGTTCTATTGCTTGTGTGACCATAGCACCTTTCCATATAAGAGAGGCACCTCTCTCAACAAGTGAACCTATGGACATAACTTTTATGTTATGTGCAGGAATTGGTTTTATAGTTTTGCCTAAAAATACGGGTTGAATATCTGCTATACCCATCATACGAGGAATATTTGGACCATAAATATCCGCATCTAAAAGTCCGACACGTTTGCCTTGTTGCGCTAATGCAATAGCAAGGTTAACAGTTGTAGTAGATTTACCTACACCACCTTTACCGCTGCTAACCATTACAAAATTTTGAATGTTTGGCAGTACGTTTTTACCATTAGAGCTTGTCTCTTTTGGCATTTTTGGTTTTAAAATTTTTACAATAACAGGCATATCTGTTTTAGTTTTAATTCTTGTTGTGATTTCATCTCTAAGTTGTGTTTCTATTTCTATGGAAGTAGATGGAATAGAGAGGGTTATTGAGATCTCTTTTTCTATGATTTTGATTTCTCGAACAAAATCAAAATGGACTATACTTTTAGTGAAACCTGGATATATTACTTGTTTTAATAAATCTTCAATAATTTCTTGCTTTATCATTTTAAACAACCTTGTCTTTTTGTGAATGATATTATAACAAATAGTTACACATTTGTATTAAAAGTATAAATTACTTTTATAATAAATATTACTTTTATATTATATGAGATAAAATTATTGTATATTTTTAAGGAGATTACATGAATAAAATTGTAAAAATTGCACTAGGTGCAGCTGTTATTTTAAGTTTAGGTGCTACTGTTGCAAGTGCAGATGCTGCAAAAGGTCAAAAACTTTATGCTAAAAAGCTTAAAGAAGCATGTGGAATGAATGGTGCGAAATTTGCAGCAAAGCATACTCAAGATGAGTGGGATGAAATTGGTGTAAAAGGTATGGCAAAAGAGATTAAAAACATTTGTCCAAAAGTGCAAGACAAGGCTTTGAAATCTAAATATTTACAACATTATTATGATTTTGCACATGACTTTGCAAGTGACAGCGGAAACGTACCTTCGTGTTAATTTTTTTAAACTACTCATTTGAGTAGTTTAAAACCTTCTACTATACTAGAAAACATCTACAAAATATCAGATTTATAATTAATTTTAAAACAATTAAACATAACTTAAAGCTTAGTTAGATATAATTCCGGACTTTTGTAGAAATACAACCTAAAAATATTTAAGGACCATAGATGTACGCAATTATTAAAAATGGTGGTAAACAGTATAAAGTTCAAGAGGGTGATGTTCTTTCATTAGACAAATTATCTTTAGAACCTGAAGCTACTATCGAAATCAAAGAAGTTCTAGCAGTTAATGCTGGCGAACTTAAAATGGGAGCTCCGTATGTTGACGGTGCTGTTGTAACTGCTGAAGTTATCAGCGAAGGACGTGACAAGAAAGTTGTAATTTTCAAAAAACGTCGTCGTAAAGATAGTAAAGTAAAACGTGGTTTCAGAAGAGATCATACTCGTGTTCGTATCACAAAAATAGCTGCTTAAATCGAGTAGTTTAAAAGTAAAATGCATTAAAGGTGCTAGCACCGTGAGCTTCACGCTGAGTGAAGCCTAGTGCTAACGTTAGAGTTGGGAATTACTTCCCTACTCGTAAAAATAAATAAGAGGTTCCCTTAAATTTGGGAACCAAATTTAAGGAGACAGAAGATGGCACATAAGAAAGGTCAGGGTAGTACACAGAATAATCGTGATTCGGCTGGTAGAAGACTTGGTGTTAAAAAATTTGGTGGAGAGGCTGTAATTGCCGGAAACATCATTATTCGCCAACGTGGAACTAAAGTTCATCCAGGTAAAAATGTAGGTATGGGTAAAGATCATACTATATTTGCTTTAGTTGACGGT includes:
- the nrfD gene encoding NrfD/PsrC family molybdoenzyme membrane anchor subunit — its product is MNFIKKIIPMKDFTLKSLMTFEKTPLNLLMFFITVGLLGAFGWGVVEYLMHSHHAYNVTREHPWGLLIAMYIFFVVSSTGLCIVGSLGDVFGFKDYMAMSKRAIFGSIVTILAGFAVIAFEIGHPVTMLIYNVLSPGLTSAIWWMGTLYGLYLTFMIIEFIFLMRNDMKNARIFGLTGLLVGLAAHSNLGGVFGFLNARIISNGVFYPTYFILTAFITGIYLIYLMYGFRYKMQIPDDIKKGLLGLAKIQALLLAILMFFETWKFLTAIYGGMPGRADTAEHILHSGAFLYGEVLCGMVIPFVIMLATKWQSIKLYVFTSFIGMIGIFFMRYDLVHDTQLKPLQMMKTVEYQLPPEWVEYFPSAAEIAIGFGGIGIFFMLYYFGQKMFDLEGGAH
- a CDS encoding molybdopterin-containing oxidoreductase family protein; translated protein: MKIIETSRRKFLQGSISLCVYATSSLANSCITIKTTAKRDAEDIPYLCNMCRNKCAGFARVENSTITKLNPNQYFPKSRNMLCPKGNAGIQAVYDKDRLKYPLIRIGERGSGRFKRVTWDEANEYIKDKLVKIIDEQKDNRSSLAYCNGEGFNKDEYIKFFGGKIGSANFLDEGSICLNTKLGATQLTIGDVGEMDVAGSDYLIISGANRYESLITPDSVDMLHTKQKLVVLDPRCTMTAIKADEFLPINPGTDLAFCLSMVYIAIKEKLYNAKYVKEQFDDFDKLQQHILSHKYTAKWAESKTHIPAEKIEQVTREFFSAKNPLYYLGRRSVWSQNDFQFRRAMVLINALAGSVNRKGGIIFGKPIKLNQEEIVEPLYNAAEGRFDLDGIIYGSSKGGSWLNFRDKVISKTAPYPVNAMFIRKHNLMQNMPNIAKTRKMLEMMDLVVVLDTMPSDTAMMADVILPECTYLEREDMVVSFNRLEPSLALRNEVIKPLYESKTMQDILKGLGKKLSVPLFEVSAKYDEDLQDSIAELGKVKAFEEGGYDLAELYKHSVARRNKNLIIKQFGEAVYNSLKTKGVWHPFIEKQKDLGNNLYEYYPEEKRYYSVDKKYRVKCYIEKLAKNGSDALPTWHDSYDFKVAKESFRMITGRYVTSTQTASTNNVMLRDIEATNHIWINDSVAKKLDIKEGDSVAVSSPISRVVIKAYPTNKIAPDVVWFAHGFGMDSEELTSAFGNGACDNQIIEDSFEKVYGCATMHHTDVQIRKL
- a CDS encoding 4Fe-4S dicluster domain-containing protein; this encodes MANYGMAFDYKLCINCHACEVACKEENGIDLGAKNHRLWIQEDGATQGDFWNLETSEVKFMQMQCQECQDAPCMEACPNDAIYRDKNGIVRLYKEKCDLTMTCMEACPYDARYVDEKNHITDKCVFCADTRLARGETTTACQITCPAKLRYFGDLDDEKSEISRILKERKHFTLKSELGTKPKLFYLE
- a CDS encoding Mrp/NBP35 family ATP-binding protein, translated to MIKQEIIEDLLKQVIYPGFTKSIVHFDFVREIKIIEKEISITLSIPSTSIEIETQLRDEITTRIKTKTDMPVIVKILKPKMPKETSSNGKNVLPNIQNFVMVSSGKGGVGKSTTTVNLAIALAQQGKRVGLLDADIYGPNIPRMMGIADIQPVFLGKTIKPIPAHNIKVMSIGSLVERGASLIWKGAMVTQAIEQMLEDIEWGELDVLLFDMPPGTGDAQLALAQNLPVTAGVCVTTPQKVALDDTIRSMDMFKNLHIPIAGLVENMSGFICPSTSEEFDIFGKGTTQPLADAYETTVLGEIPIEPAIREGGDSGQPITIIAPNCETSKRYQNISTKLWNYLLKVNEDGGVNNEEIQPTIF
- the rplU gene encoding 50S ribosomal protein L21 → MYAIIKNGGKQYKVQEGDVLSLDKLSLEPEATIEIKEVLAVNAGELKMGAPYVDGAVVTAEVISEGRDKKVVIFKKRRRKDSKVKRGFRRDHTRVRITKIAA
- the rpmA gene encoding 50S ribosomal protein L27, with the protein product MAHKKGQGSTQNNRDSAGRRLGVKKFGGEAVIAGNIIIRQRGTKVHPGKNVGMGKDHTIFALVDGIVAFERKDKKRQQVSIIPAA